One Rossellomorea aquimaris DNA window includes the following coding sequences:
- a CDS encoding ABC transporter permease subunit, whose protein sequence is MNVYIREMKAHRKSLIIWCIGMIALIGSGMGKFAGFSSSGQSMNELMAQMPKSLQAFLGVGSLDMSTASGFYGVLFLYVVLLATIHATMLGATIISKEERDKTVEFLFVKPMPRKKIIGIKLLAALTQVGILSTITWSASLLIVGRYSSGESINSDIGFTMIGMLILQVLFLVIGTAIAASTKKPGKAATLATGVLLVTFILSFAIDLSEKIEDLKYFTPFKYFEAKNVMDAGLELIFVGISVVLIGVLAVSTFVLYNKRDLNV, encoded by the coding sequence ATGAACGTATATATAAGAGAAATGAAGGCTCACCGCAAATCCCTCATCATTTGGTGTATAGGTATGATTGCCTTGATCGGTTCGGGCATGGGGAAGTTTGCAGGATTTTCTTCTTCAGGTCAATCCATGAATGAGCTAATGGCGCAAATGCCAAAATCACTCCAAGCATTTCTAGGCGTAGGTAGTCTCGATATGTCTACGGCCAGTGGATTTTATGGAGTGCTCTTTCTGTATGTGGTGTTGCTCGCAACGATTCATGCAACAATGCTTGGTGCAACAATCATCTCAAAGGAAGAAAGGGATAAAACCGTAGAGTTTCTGTTCGTAAAACCCATGCCCAGGAAGAAAATCATAGGGATTAAATTGTTGGCAGCTCTCACGCAAGTTGGAATTCTATCAACCATCACATGGTCAGCTTCTTTACTCATAGTAGGAAGGTATAGTAGTGGAGAATCCATTAACAGCGATATCGGGTTCACCATGATTGGAATGTTAATTTTACAAGTACTATTTTTAGTAATTGGAACAGCGATTGCAGCTTCGACCAAAAAGCCTGGAAAAGCCGCTACATTAGCAACAGGCGTTTTATTAGTCACCTTTATTCTTTCCTTTGCCATCGACCTTAGCGAAAAAATCGAAGACTTGAAATACTTCACACCATTCAAATACTTTGAAGCAAAGAATGTGATGGATGCCGGGTTGGAATTGATATTTGTTGGGATTTCAGTTGTTTTGATAGGGGTTCTGGCGGTGTCTACGTTTGTTCTTTATAACAAGCGGGACTTGAATGTATAA